Sequence from the Gemmatimonas sp. genome:
GCCAAGGCCGACTCGCCCACGCGCGGTCGCGAGCTCAACATCCACTTCGGCGATATCGGCGCTGCCGGCGTCACGCGCGGCTTTCTTGGGCAGATCTCGCCGCTCGGCGACATGGTACCGGTCATGACCGGGGTCACGATGTCGTTCAAGATGCGCGGCGAAGATCGCGTCGGACTCGTGTATGTCGGCGACGGCGCCACCAGCACCGGCGCATTTCACGAAGGCATCAACTTCGCCGCCGTGCAGAAGTGCCCGCTGGTAGTCGTCGTCGAGAACAACGGCTACGCGTACTCAACGCCAACGCACAAACAATCGGCCGCGAAGTTCTTCGTCGACAAGGCGATCGGTTACGGCGTGTTGGGATTACAGGCCGACGGCAACGACGTGCTGGCCACGTACGACGTGACCAAGATCGCCGTTGATCATGCGCGCGCAGGTCACGGCGTCGCCCTCGTCGAGTTGATCACATATCGTCGGAAGGGACACGCCGAGCACGACAACCAGTCGTACGTGCCCGCGGGCGAGATCGAGCAGTGGGCTGAGGCGAACGATCCCATCGACCGCTACGTGCAGGTGTTGCGTTCGGAACATGGCGCCACCGACGACGAACTCGCGGCGATCGATGCGCGGATCGTGCGCGAGATCGATGAGGCCACGGATCTCGCTGAATTGTCGGGCACACCCGATGCACGCGAAGCGCTGCTGGGCATCTACGCCGAGCCACCCGCCGAGCAGCCCTTGTGGTTTCGCCGTGATGCCGAGGCGGAATCGCGTGCCTACGGACAGGAACGTCCCGAAAGCTGGGGCACCTGGAACGCCGACGGGGCGAAGCACTCATGAGTGAGATCACCTATCTCGAGGCGATTCGCGAAGCGCTGTTCGAGGAGATGGATCGTGACCGCAATGTCTTCTGCATGGGCGAAGACATCGGCGCATTCGGCGGCGCGTTCAAAGTCACTGAAGGGCTGCTGGCGAAGTTCGGTGAACAGCGCGTCATCGACTCGCCCATCAGTGAGATCGCGCTCGTCGGGGCGGCGGCCGGAGCCGCGCACATGGGACTGCGACCCGTGGTCGAAATGCAGTTCATCGACTTCATCGCGAACGCGTACGACATGCTCACCAACTACGTTGCCACCGCACGCTATCGCGCGTTTTTGCCGTGTCCGATGGTGGTGCGTGGTCCCAGTGGTGGCTACGTGCGCGGCGGTCCGTTCCATTCGCAGAATCCGGAGGCTGGCTTTCTGCACACGCCGGGGCTCAAGATCGTGTATCCGTCCACGGCGACGGACGCGAAGGGGTTGATGAAGGCCGCCATCCGCGACGACGACTGCGTGCTCTTCTTCGAGCACAAGTATCTGTATCGTCGCGTGAAAGACGTTATGCCCGCGGGCGACCATGTAGTGCCGATCGGCAAGGCGCGCGTGGCCCGCGAAGGCAGTGATGTGTCGATCGTGACCTACGCCTCGACCGTGTGGAAGGCCCTCGAAGCGGCTGATCTGCTGGCGGCCGAAGGCATTTCCGTGGAAGTCATCGACCTCCGCTCGCTCGCGCCGATGGACGACGAGGCGATCTTTCGCACGGTGAAGAAGACCAATCGGCTCCTGATCGTGCATGAAGACACGCGCACCGGTGGGATGGCTGGCGAGATTACCGCGCGCGTGAACGAAACCTGCTTCGAGTGGCTCGACGCTCCCGTGTTGCGCGTAACGGCCGCGGATATCCCGCTTCCGTACGCTCCGGCCCTCGAAGATTACGTGTTGCCGCAAACCGCCGATATCGTTCGAGCGGTCCGGCGCCTGACGGCGTATTGATGACGACGACTGCAGCTCGTGATGCACAGACGCCCCTCCCCGAAGACCGCGTTGGTCGAAATATCGGGGTGGGATGTTTTACGTTCTTTATCGGTGGTGTGAGCGGCGCGATGGTCGGCGTCGGCATCGGGAAGTTGCTGGGCTTTTTCGCGCGCTGTACCCCCATGGCGGGGTTGCCGGCGTGTGAGTGGTGGGTGTACGCAGGGTATGGTGGTGCCTTCGGCGCGATAACGCTGCCGATTCTCGCCTTGTGGCGTTTGCGTCGCGCGGACCGCGCGGCCGACGCTGCTTCTTCAGATCGAGGATGATCGAGTGGCTCGTGTAGATGTCATCATGCCGCAGATGGGCGAGTCCATCGCGGAAGGAACCGTTTCGCGGTGGCTCAAGAAGGTCGGCGACAACGTCAAGCGCGACGAACCGCTCTTCGAGATTTCCACCGATAAAGTCGATGCCGAGATTCCCTCGCCGTCGGCCGGTGTCCTGATGGAGATTCTCGTCGGTGAAGGGCAGACGGTCGCTATTCAGACCGTCGTGGCGCGCCTCGAGACCGACGCCGCCGCTGCGGCCCTCCCGGCCGCCGCGCCGAGCGCACCTGCGACGTCAGCACCCGCCGCGGCGCCCGCTGCGGCCTCCGTCGTAGCGCCGACCGCGCCGGTTGCGGCCTCGGCGGCGCCGACCGCGTCATCAGCCCCCGCCGGTTCGTTCGAAGAACGCGTGCGGACCAAGTCGTCGCCGCTCGTGCGCAAGATGGCCGCCGAACATGGCGTGGAGATCGCCGGCATGAGCGGCAGTGGCATCGCCGGTCGCGTCACGCGGAAGGACCTCGACGCGTTTCTCGCGGCGAAGCCTGCCGCGACCGCAGTACCAGTTGCCGGCGCGTCCATGCACGTGCCCGCTGGTGTCGAACACCGCGGACCGCTGCCCACGCCCTGGGCTGGTGATATCGTCGAGCCGATGTCGAAGATCCGGAAGCTGACCTCCGATCACATGGCGCTCGCGATCAAGGTGGCCACGCACGTCACCTCGTTCTTCGAGATCGATCTCACCCGCGTGGCGCGCATCCGCGCCGGCATGCGCAAGGAGTTCGAAGCGCAGACGGGTCAGAAGCTCACGTACCTGCCGTTCATCCTGCAGGCGGTGTGCACGCAGCTCAAGCGTCACCCCACGCTCAACGCGGCGGTCGCCGGCAACGACGTCATTCTCCGCAAGCAGATCAACCTCGGCATCGCCGTGGCGCTCGATCCAACCGGTCTCATCGTTCCCGTGCTCAAGCACGCCGATGAACTCTCGCTCACGGGCCTGACGCGCGGTACCAACGACCTCGCGGCACGTGCCCGAAGCAAGAAGCTCAGCCCGACCGATGTCCAGGATTCGACGTTCACGATTACGAACCCCGGCGTCTTCGGTTCGCTTTTCGGCACCCCGATCATTCCGGTGGGTACAACCGCTATCCTCGGCCTTGGCGCTATCGAGAAGCGCGCCAAGGTGATTACCGGTCCGGATGGCGAGGACACGCTCGCGATTCGTACGTGTGCGTATTTCTCGCTGTCGTTCGATCATCGCGTCATTGACGGCGCCGATGCGGATCGGTTCATGGCCGATCTCAAGAAGACGCTCGAGTCGGTCCCCGAAACCGGGTTCTGATTCCGATATGGCACGCGTGCTGGCCATGCAGGAGCGCGTTGTCGCTCAGGCGGAGCGAGAGGCCTATTTGGCTACCCTCGCCATCCGCCGGGCGCGCGCCGCTGCCGTGCCGGCACATTTTTGGGTCTTTGAACACGCCACCGAATCCGGACGTTTTGTCGAGTTCACGGAGGCCGCGAGTGATGACGCCATCGCCGCGGCCCATGAACTCGACCAGACGCCGGGGCTGTGGCGCGAAGTACAGGGAGGCTGATATGCCCGCGCGACGCATCACGGTTGATGGACGCGAATGGCAGGTGTACCCCTCCGGATTCCTCACGCAGTACGTCGGTGACGAGTTCGGATTGATTTTTGTGGCCGGCACGGGTGACGACCGCGATGTGCGGGTCACGCGCTACTCGCCAGTCGGAACGCGCGCGCGGGAGCAATCGCTCGCCGAGCTCGAGAACGCGCAGCTCGTCGACCTCTTTCGCACGTCGCAGCCGGGCGCGCGCTCTCCAGAGGCAGGCTACCGCACGTGACCGGCACGCCGGGCACATCGGGCCCGGAGACGATTTCGGGACGCGGCGAGTCCGCGCAGTTCGTCGATCTGCAAGTACACTCCACCGCCTCGGACGGAGCGCTGTCGCCGGCGAAGGTCGTCGAAGCGGCGCGCGATGCGAAGCTCTACGCCATCGCCCTCACCGATCATGACACCGTCGACGGGCTGCCGGAGGCGATCGTGGCCGGCGCTGAGTTCGGCGTGCGGATCATCGCCGGTGTCGAACTCAGTTCGCATTTCGACGATGATGAGTTGCACCTGCTCGGCCTTCATCTCTCCAATCAGGACGCCATGCGGTCGGCGCTGCTTGAGTTGCAGGCCGGTCGGGTCGAGCGCGCGGTCAAGATCGTCGAGGTCCTGAATAAGCATAGCATTCCGGTCACGATGGACTCGGTGCTCGCCGAAGCCGACAAGGGAGCGGTCGGTCGTCCGCATATCGCGCGCGCCATGGTCGCCGGCGGATGGGTGCGCGACTTCCGCGACGCGTTCGATCGCTGGATCGGCTTCGGTCGTCCTGCCTACATGGCCAAAGATCGCTTCGATGTCGCCGACGCGATCGCACTGGTGCATGAAGCGGGCGGCCTCTCGGTGTGGGCACATCCCGGAGACTCAGCAACGCCGACGCGTATTCAGCGACTCGCCGATATGGGACTCGATGCGGTCGAGGTGTTGCACCCCAGTCATCCGCCGTCGTTGTCTCAGCGTCTCTTCGACAACACCGAGAAGGCGGGGCTGTTGCCGAGCGGCGGTTCCGATTGGCACGGTACGCATGATGGACCGCGCCGGCTTGGCGGACAGCTGGTGCCGAAGATCTGGCTTAGCTGGCAGGAGTCACGCGTCGCGGAGCGCGCCGCCGAACGCGCAACGGGACCTACCGCCACCGGGACCATCTGATGGCGAATCGCGTCGCGCTCGTGACCGGCGGCGCGCGGCGCGTGGGCGCCGAGATCGTGCGCAGTTTTGCAGTGCGCGGCTACGATGTGCTGCTGCACCACGGGAACTCGCCCGACGCCGCCAACGCGCTCGCGGCGGAGTTGCGAAGTAGTCACGAAGTGCGCATCGAGATCGTGCAGGAAGATCTCGCCGATGTCCACGCACCGCCGCGCATCATCGATGCCGCCATGCGTGCGTTCGGTGCGCTCGATGTCGTCGTGAGTTCGGCCTCGGTCATGATGAAGCACCCGTTCGATGCGGTCACGCCGGACGAGTGGGAGCAAACGTCGGCGATCAACCTGCGAGCGCCATTCTTTCTCATGCAGGCGGCGGCTCGGGTCATGCGCGATGGCGGGGTGATCGTGCAGCTCTCCGATCATCTCGCGTTCGAAACCATCTTT
This genomic interval carries:
- a CDS encoding thiamine pyrophosphate-dependent dehydrogenase E1 component subunit alpha, which produces MAKARTGRVSPAVEARPSDALSRERKLDLYYWMKLTRQLEERLVNLYRQTKVVGGLFRSLGQEADAVGSCFALEQRDVMSPLIRNLGAMLVKGATPVEVLKQYMAKADSPTRGRELNIHFGDIGAAGVTRGFLGQISPLGDMVPVMTGVTMSFKMRGEDRVGLVYVGDGATSTGAFHEGINFAAVQKCPLVVVVENNGYAYSTPTHKQSAAKFFVDKAIGYGVLGLQADGNDVLATYDVTKIAVDHARAGHGVALVELITYRRKGHAEHDNQSYVPAGEIEQWAEANDPIDRYVQVLRSEHGATDDELAAIDARIVREIDEATDLAELSGTPDAREALLGIYAEPPAEQPLWFRRDAEAESRAYGQERPESWGTWNADGAKHS
- a CDS encoding alpha-ketoacid dehydrogenase subunit beta produces the protein MSEITYLEAIREALFEEMDRDRNVFCMGEDIGAFGGAFKVTEGLLAKFGEQRVIDSPISEIALVGAAAGAAHMGLRPVVEMQFIDFIANAYDMLTNYVATARYRAFLPCPMVVRGPSGGYVRGGPFHSQNPEAGFLHTPGLKIVYPSTATDAKGLMKAAIRDDDCVLFFEHKYLYRRVKDVMPAGDHVVPIGKARVAREGSDVSIVTYASTVWKALEAADLLAAEGISVEVIDLRSLAPMDDEAIFRTVKKTNRLLIVHEDTRTGGMAGEITARVNETCFEWLDAPVLRVTAADIPLPYAPALEDYVLPQTADIVRAVRRLTAY
- a CDS encoding dihydrolipoamide acetyltransferase family protein, which codes for MARVDVIMPQMGESIAEGTVSRWLKKVGDNVKRDEPLFEISTDKVDAEIPSPSAGVLMEILVGEGQTVAIQTVVARLETDAAAAALPAAAPSAPATSAPAAAPAAASVVAPTAPVAASAAPTASSAPAGSFEERVRTKSSPLVRKMAAEHGVEIAGMSGSGIAGRVTRKDLDAFLAAKPAATAVPVAGASMHVPAGVEHRGPLPTPWAGDIVEPMSKIRKLTSDHMALAIKVATHVTSFFEIDLTRVARIRAGMRKEFEAQTGQKLTYLPFILQAVCTQLKRHPTLNAAVAGNDVILRKQINLGIAVALDPTGLIVPVLKHADELSLTGLTRGTNDLAARARSKKLSPTDVQDSTFTITNPGVFGSLFGTPIIPVGTTAILGLGAIEKRAKVITGPDGEDTLAIRTCAYFSLSFDHRVIDGADADRFMADLKKTLESVPETGF
- a CDS encoding PHP domain-containing protein, producing MTGTPGTSGPETISGRGESAQFVDLQVHSTASDGALSPAKVVEAARDAKLYAIALTDHDTVDGLPEAIVAGAEFGVRIIAGVELSSHFDDDELHLLGLHLSNQDAMRSALLELQAGRVERAVKIVEVLNKHSIPVTMDSVLAEADKGAVGRPHIARAMVAGGWVRDFRDAFDRWIGFGRPAYMAKDRFDVADAIALVHEAGGLSVWAHPGDSATPTRIQRLADMGLDAVEVLHPSHPPSLSQRLFDNTEKAGLLPSGGSDWHGTHDGPRRLGGQLVPKIWLSWQESRVAERAAERATGPTATGTI
- a CDS encoding SDR family oxidoreductase translates to MANRVALVTGGARRVGAEIVRSFAVRGYDVLLHHGNSPDAANALAAELRSSHEVRIEIVQEDLADVHAPPRIIDAAMRAFGALDVVVSSASVMMKHPFDAVTPDEWEQTSAINLRAPFFLMQAAARVMRDGGVIVQLSDHLAFETIFPHLIPHQVTKAALTQLVRTTASAFAPRVRVNAVAPGLVLPPDDLSDETIERFLRDVPLGRSGTPHDVAQAIHFLVDAPYVTGIVLPVDGGRHLRR